The proteins below are encoded in one region of Clostridium pasteurianum DSM 525 = ATCC 6013:
- a CDS encoding cation-transporting P-type ATPase: MKNNYELENRNWHSISSEEVVNRLETSISEGITEKEAENRLEQFGRNSLPEGKKENSLIKFLKQFNDVLIFVLLGSALITAFLKHFIDTGVIIAVVVINAIIGFFQENKAEKALEGIKNMLSLKAHVVRGGRRIEMDSSDLVIGDIVILNPGDKIPADMRLVKAINLKVEESALTGESTSIEKNVDIIDENSALGDRINMVFSGTSVSAGTGIGVVTATGKDTEIGKINKMMAEVKKITTPLIKQTSKFGETVSISVVVISILIFIFGFIFRNYGSKELLLSVIGLAVAAIPEGLPAILSIILAIGVENMAKRKAIIRNLPSVETLGSVSVICSDKTGTLTKNEMTVKSVVTSDSHYNIEGNGYSPRGRIINNEKEVDIKSEKTLKNTLLCFKTCNDAHLGKDTNDEWSIKGDPTEGALLTLAKKSNIKLDNLDREATIPFDSEYKYMATLVKYNGENIVYIKGAPDRLFDIAEKEENKDGQRDFNRAYWEKQMKDFASSGKRVIGAAYKKVPKDVISIDHSDLNGEIVFLGLAGIIDPPREEAIEAIKECTEAGITVKMITGDHIETAKAIGKQMGITNAEMALEGKEIEAMDDDELKEVAVKYNIFARTSPNHKLRLVEALQRKGLICAMTGDGVNDAPALKRADVGIAMGIKGTEVTKDASEMVLVDDNFRTIVNAVEEGRRVYDNLKKTILFILPTNGAEGFLIMASILFGTLIPLTPVQILWVNMVTSVTVSMALAFEKMEKGAMKRPPRNSKEPLLNGYFIWRIIFVSVLIGGGTLFMNVNLINRGYDLNEVRTITLHTIVITQMFHLYNSRTIRNFAFNRDFFTNKAVFIVSGLLVLLQLSITYIPFMNEIFGTIYMKPSHWAFPILMGIGVFIIIEIEKFIMRRVDKIKENK; this comes from the coding sequence ATGAAAAATAATTATGAACTAGAAAACAGAAATTGGCATAGTATATCTTCGGAAGAGGTAGTAAATCGTTTAGAAACAAGCATTTCTGAAGGAATAACAGAAAAAGAGGCTGAAAATAGACTTGAACAATTTGGTAGAAATTCGCTTCCAGAAGGAAAAAAAGAAAATTCTTTAATTAAATTTCTAAAGCAATTTAATGATGTGCTTATTTTTGTACTTTTAGGCTCTGCATTAATAACTGCATTTTTAAAACATTTTATTGATACTGGAGTAATAATTGCAGTTGTGGTTATAAACGCAATTATAGGTTTTTTCCAAGAAAATAAGGCAGAAAAAGCACTTGAAGGAATAAAAAATATGCTTTCTCTTAAGGCACATGTGGTAAGAGGTGGCAGGAGAATAGAGATGGATTCATCAGATTTAGTCATTGGTGATATTGTCATACTGAATCCTGGAGATAAAATACCAGCTGATATGAGACTTGTTAAAGCTATAAATCTGAAAGTAGAAGAATCTGCGTTGACAGGTGAATCAACTTCTATAGAAAAAAATGTGGATATTATTGATGAAAATTCAGCACTTGGAGATAGAATTAATATGGTGTTTTCTGGTACTTCTGTTAGTGCTGGTACAGGTATTGGTGTGGTAACAGCCACTGGTAAGGATACTGAAATTGGTAAAATTAATAAGATGATGGCTGAGGTAAAAAAAATAACAACACCACTTATTAAGCAGACATCAAAATTTGGAGAAACTGTATCAATTTCCGTTGTAGTCATATCTATATTAATATTTATTTTTGGTTTTATTTTTAGAAATTATGGATCAAAAGAGCTATTACTTTCAGTTATAGGTCTTGCAGTTGCAGCGATACCAGAGGGACTACCAGCAATCTTGTCTATTATTCTAGCTATTGGAGTAGAAAATATGGCAAAGAGAAAAGCTATAATACGTAATTTACCTTCTGTTGAGACATTGGGATCTGTTTCAGTAATATGTTCTGATAAAACCGGTACACTTACAAAAAATGAAATGACAGTAAAGTCAGTAGTTACCAGTGATTCTCATTATAATATTGAGGGAAATGGTTATTCACCACGGGGAAGAATAATCAACAATGAAAAAGAAGTGGATATTAAAAGTGAAAAAACATTAAAAAATACTCTGTTGTGCTTTAAAACTTGTAATGATGCACATTTAGGAAAGGATACTAATGATGAATGGTCTATTAAGGGAGATCCTACAGAGGGAGCTTTACTGACTTTAGCTAAAAAATCAAATATAAAGTTGGATAATCTTGACAGAGAAGCCACTATACCTTTTGATTCAGAATATAAATATATGGCTACATTAGTTAAATATAATGGAGAAAATATAGTTTATATAAAAGGAGCTCCAGATAGGTTATTTGACATTGCTGAAAAAGAAGAAAATAAGGATGGACAAAGAGATTTTAACAGAGCTTATTGGGAAAAGCAAATGAAAGATTTTGCAAGTTCAGGTAAAAGAGTTATAGGTGCTGCATATAAAAAAGTGCCTAAAGATGTAATATCCATAGATCATTCCGATTTAAATGGGGAAATAGTATTTTTAGGATTGGCAGGAATAATTGATCCACCTAGGGAAGAAGCCATTGAAGCTATTAAGGAATGTACAGAAGCTGGCATAACAGTAAAAATGATTACCGGAGATCATATTGAGACTGCTAAAGCCATTGGTAAGCAAATGGGAATTACAAATGCAGAAATGGCTTTAGAGGGAAAAGAAATTGAAGCTATGGATGATGATGAACTAAAAGAAGTAGCTGTCAAATATAATATATTTGCAAGGACAAGTCCAAATCATAAATTAAGATTAGTAGAAGCACTGCAGCGAAAAGGTTTAATTTGTGCTATGACTGGTGATGGTGTCAATGATGCACCAGCTCTTAAAAGAGCAGATGTAGGAATTGCAATGGGGATAAAGGGAACAGAAGTTACAAAAGATGCTTCTGAAATGGTTCTTGTGGATGATAACTTTAGGACTATTGTTAATGCTGTAGAAGAGGGAAGAAGAGTATATGATAATCTTAAAAAAACTATTTTATTTATACTTCCTACTAATGGTGCAGAAGGATTTTTAATAATGGCAAGTATTCTTTTTGGAACACTTATACCACTTACACCAGTTCAAATACTTTGGGTAAATATGGTTACTTCTGTAACAGTATCTATGGCATTAGCTTTTGAGAAGATGGAAAAAGGAGCTATGAAAAGACCGCCAAGGAACTCTAAGGAACCTCTTCTTAATGGGTATTTTATATGGAGAATAATATTCGTATCAGTACTGATTGGTGGGGGAACACTGTTTATGAATGTCAATCTCATAAACAGAGGATATGATTTAAATGAAGTTAGAACTATAACTCTTCATACAATTGTTATTACCCAAATGTTCCATTTATATAATAGCAGAACTATAAGAAACTTTGCTTTTAATAGAGACTTTTTTACAAACAAAGCGGTATTTATAGTATCAGGACTACTTGTATTATTACAGCTTTCAATAACATATATACCATTTATGAATGAAATTTTTGGGACAATTTATATGAAACCTTCTCATTGGGCTTTTCCTATATTGATGGGAATAGGAGTATTTATTATTATTGAAATAGAAAAATTTATTATGAGAAGAGTTGATAAAATAAAAGAAAATAAATAA
- a CDS encoding GNAT family N-acetyltransferase, with amino-acid sequence MEIKKANMESLDILLEIIKLAVADMHEQGVYQWDHTYPSKDIISDDIREENLYMYVDENIIKGFIVLNEYQDKEYEKVQWKCTQGKQLIVHRLCVGPKYKGKGIATRLIEYADIYGRDNNYSSIRLDTFIDNKRARRLYEKEGYNMVGELNFRLGTFCCFEKPIERVTTYI; translated from the coding sequence ATGGAAATTAAGAAGGCAAATATGGAAAGTTTAGATATATTACTGGAAATAATTAAACTTGCAGTAGCAGATATGCATGAACAAGGAGTATATCAATGGGATCATACTTATCCTAGTAAGGACATAATAAGTGATGATATAAGAGAAGAAAATCTTTATATGTATGTAGATGAAAATATTATTAAAGGATTTATTGTATTAAATGAATATCAAGATAAGGAGTATGAGAAAGTACAGTGGAAATGTACACAGGGAAAGCAGTTAATCGTTCATAGATTGTGTGTCGGTCCTAAATATAAAGGTAAGGGCATAGCTACAAGGCTTATAGAATATGCAGATATATACGGGAGGGATAATAATTATTCATCTATACGTTTGGACACATTTATAGATAACAAACGTGCTCGCAGATTGTATGAAAAAGAAGGTTATAATATGGTAGGTGAATTAAACTTCAGGCTGGGTACATTTTGCTGCTTTGAAAAGCCAATTGAGAGAGTTACAACTTATATATAG
- a CDS encoding dihydrofolate reductase, which yields MLTIIAAVAKNNVIGKDNKLLWNLPEDLKRFKEITKGHTIIMGRKTFESLPKILPDRHHIVITRNKTFKVEDDRVTVINSIEKLMNLIKKDEEYFVIGGADIYNQLLPYAEKMYITVLDYEFDGDAFFPVIDSKLWRAIDSDKQIKSSKSSLFYRFITFKRISDNKK from the coding sequence ATGTTAACAATAATAGCGGCAGTAGCAAAAAATAATGTTATAGGTAAAGATAATAAATTATTATGGAATTTGCCAGAGGACTTAAAAAGATTTAAGGAAATTACTAAAGGTCATACAATAATAATGGGAAGAAAGACCTTTGAGTCCCTGCCTAAAATTTTGCCTGATAGGCATCATATTGTAATTACAAGAAATAAAACATTTAAGGTGGAAGATGATAGGGTAACTGTAATTAATTCTATAGAAAAACTTATGAATTTGATAAAAAAAGATGAAGAATATTTTGTCATAGGTGGTGCTGATATATATAATCAGCTTTTACCTTATGCAGAAAAGATGTATATAACTGTTTTAGATTATGAATTTGATGGAGATGCTTTTTTCCCAGTTATAGATAGTAAATTATGGAGAGCTATAGATAGTGATAAGCAAATCAAAAGCAGCAAAAGTTCTTTATTTTATAGATTTATTACATTTAAAAGAATTAGTGATAATAAGAAATGA
- a CDS encoding ABC transporter substrate-binding protein, with protein MKNLKSKIVIMSLLIIVMITTVISAGCGKEKSSSSNQNTVTPSTRTVVDGNGNNVTIPYKVDRIAAGGALNQVVLLVGGADKLVATAEGVQKGFFPKVYPRIKEIPAAYTGSGGGTLNVETILQTNPQVVFGGTTGLADQEKLKESKIAFLGLKLETPEDIKNTVSMVGKVLGKESEERAKKFNEYYDNNLKYVRDKTKSAAKVKVFEATGSPKGAITTIAANDINSSYIEAAGGVNIAAEKFPSAPANSANISVDFEFLYKNQPDVITVRSRDMYDYIMNPSTPNQWQSLEAVKNKKVYLEAKGVYLWSVRSAEGALQPLWLAKNLHPDLFESLDIKAKTKEYYKTFYDYDLSDSDLDGILNPKS; from the coding sequence ATGAAAAATTTAAAATCTAAAATTGTAATTATGTCATTACTAATTATAGTTATGATTACAACAGTTATTAGTGCAGGGTGTGGAAAGGAAAAGAGCAGTTCAAGTAATCAGAATACAGTAACACCGTCAACAAGGACTGTAGTTGATGGTAATGGAAATAATGTAACAATACCATATAAAGTTGATAGAATAGCAGCAGGTGGAGCTTTAAATCAGGTAGTTTTATTAGTAGGTGGAGCAGATAAACTGGTAGCAACAGCAGAAGGCGTGCAAAAGGGCTTTTTCCCTAAAGTGTATCCTAGGATAAAAGAAATTCCTGCTGCATATACAGGTTCAGGAGGCGGGACATTAAATGTAGAAACTATACTTCAAACAAATCCTCAAGTAGTTTTTGGTGGTACAACGGGTTTGGCAGACCAGGAAAAGTTAAAAGAGTCTAAAATAGCATTTCTAGGATTAAAGCTAGAAACTCCTGAAGATATAAAAAATACTGTCAGTATGGTGGGAAAAGTTCTTGGAAAAGAAAGTGAAGAAAGAGCTAAAAAATTTAATGAATACTATGATAACAATTTGAAATACGTTAGAGATAAAACAAAATCAGCTGCAAAAGTTAAAGTTTTTGAAGCTACTGGTTCACCTAAAGGGGCAATTACTACAATAGCAGCCAATGATATAAATAGTTCATACATAGAAGCAGCTGGAGGTGTAAATATAGCAGCAGAAAAATTTCCTAGTGCTCCAGCTAATTCGGCAAATATAAGTGTCGATTTTGAATTTTTATATAAAAATCAGCCAGATGTAATTACGGTCAGAAGTAGAGATATGTACGATTATATTATGAATCCTAGTACTCCAAATCAATGGCAGTCACTAGAAGCTGTAAAGAATAAAAAAGTCTATCTTGAAGCTAAAGGAGTGTATCTATGGTCTGTAAGAAGTGCTGAAGGTGCATTACAACCTTTATGGCTTGCAAAAAATCTTCATCCAGATTTATTTGAAAGTCTAGATATTAAGGCAAAGACAAAAGAGTATTATAAAACTTTTTATGATTATGATTTATCAGATTCTGATTTAGATGGAATATTAAACCCTAAAAGTTAA
- a CDS encoding nitrogenase component 1 produces the protein MSINLKDTAAPLREKRLGSVSGYSGDAEELYKKSHDGSLKDIDRSFSQCTSCSANQVKNQLVYIQDAAVVEHGPAGCSGDIPNRNMVGRSGRKKRKLPIRNLHYINTNLTEKDTIYGGAKKLELSIKEAKRRFNPKAIFVTTTCASGIIGDDVEAVCNKAEKEIGIPVITIICEGFRSKIWALGFDAAYHGILRKIVKPAVNKRNDLINIINFQGKDIFTELFGRLGLKVNYLVPYTTIEQLSHISEAAATVQICATLGTYFAAGLEEHFGVPEVKSPPPYGIAGTDAWFRELGRIVHKEDEVEKLIAEEKDRIAPKLTELKEKLRGKKVYIGAGAAHGHGMMSIVKELGMDLVGGCTWHHDAKFDNSDERSDSLKHVVDNYGNFKLSICNKQSFELVNKLYNLKPDLFITRHASTIWASKLGIPSLEIGDEHFAIGYQGLLNYGEIILDTISNSMFVENIAKHSKLPYTDWWLKQNAFKFLGGEV, from the coding sequence ATGAGTATTAATTTAAAAGATACTGCAGCACCTCTTAGAGAAAAGAGATTAGGTTCCGTTTCAGGATATAGCGGTGATGCTGAAGAATTATATAAAAAATCTCATGATGGTAGTTTGAAGGATATAGATAGATCTTTTTCACAATGTACTTCCTGTAGTGCAAATCAAGTGAAAAATCAGCTTGTATATATACAAGATGCTGCGGTGGTAGAACATGGCCCAGCAGGTTGCAGCGGAGATATACCAAATAGAAATATGGTGGGAAGATCAGGAAGAAAGAAAAGAAAGCTTCCCATTAGAAATCTACACTATATAAACACAAATTTAACTGAAAAAGATACAATATATGGTGGTGCAAAAAAATTAGAGCTATCAATAAAAGAGGCCAAGAGGAGATTTAATCCTAAAGCAATTTTTGTAACCACTACTTGTGCATCGGGAATAATTGGAGATGATGTGGAAGCTGTATGCAATAAAGCAGAAAAAGAAATAGGTATACCAGTTATTACTATAATTTGTGAAGGCTTTAGATCTAAGATTTGGGCATTGGGATTTGATGCTGCTTATCATGGAATACTTAGAAAAATAGTAAAACCAGCTGTAAATAAAAGAAATGATCTAATTAACATAATTAACTTTCAGGGGAAAGATATTTTTACAGAACTTTTTGGAAGACTAGGACTTAAAGTAAACTATCTTGTTCCTTACACTACTATTGAACAACTATCACATATTTCTGAAGCTGCTGCTACCGTACAAATATGTGCTACTTTGGGCACTTATTTTGCAGCAGGGCTTGAAGAGCATTTTGGAGTACCAGAAGTAAAATCACCACCACCTTATGGAATAGCTGGTACAGATGCTTGGTTTAGAGAACTTGGGAGGATAGTCCATAAGGAGGACGAAGTTGAAAAGCTAATAGCTGAAGAGAAGGACAGAATAGCCCCTAAGCTTACAGAATTGAAAGAAAAATTAAGGGGGAAAAAGGTATATATAGGTGCCGGAGCTGCCCATGGACATGGAATGATGTCTATAGTTAAAGAATTAGGCATGGACCTTGTAGGAGGTTGTACTTGGCATCATGATGCTAAATTTGATAATAGCGACGAAAGATCGGACAGTTTAAAACATGTTGTGGATAATTATGGAAATTTTAAGCTGTCGATTTGTAATAAGCAATCTTTTGAACTAGTTAATAAATTGTATAATTTAAAGCCGGATTTATTTATAACAAGGCATGCTAGTACCATATGGGCAAGTAAATTAGGTATTCCTTCTTTAGAAATTGGAGATGAACATTTTGCTATAGGTTATCAGGGATTATTAAATTATGGAGAGATTATCTTAGATACTATAAGTAACTCTATGTTTGTAGAAAATATTGCAAAACACAGTAAACTTCCCTATACAGATTGGTGGTTAAAGCAAAATGCCTTTAAATTTTTGGGAGGTGAAGTTTAA
- a CDS encoding NAD(P)-dependent oxidoreductase — protein MSKSNINIGFIGTGVMGSAMASHILDGGYKLSVYNRTKIKASALINKGAIWKDSVAELSKDSDIVITIVGYPKDVEEVYLGENGIINNIKKGSYVVDMTTSKPSLAKKIYNAAKEKEIFALDAPVSGGDVGAAEGTLSIMIGGDREAFENLKPIFQLMGKNIVLQGSAGAGQHTKMCNQIAIASNIMGVCEALVYAKKSGLDSETVLKSIGTGGAASWQLNAYAPRILKSDYAPGFYIKHFVKDMKIALEEAAAMGLDTPALSLSKKLYDKLIEQGKEDLGTQALYELYLD, from the coding sequence ATGTCAAAGTCAAATATAAATATAGGCTTTATTGGAACTGGAGTAATGGGATCTGCTATGGCTTCTCATATATTAGATGGTGGCTATAAGCTGTCAGTTTATAACAGAACTAAAATTAAAGCATCAGCTTTAATTAATAAAGGTGCAATTTGGAAAGATTCTGTAGCTGAACTGTCTAAAGATTCAGACATAGTTATAACTATAGTAGGTTATCCAAAAGATGTGGAAGAAGTATATCTAGGAGAAAATGGAATTATTAATAATATAAAAAAAGGCAGCTATGTTGTGGACATGACCACTTCCAAACCATCTCTTGCAAAGAAAATATATAATGCCGCAAAGGAAAAAGAAATTTTTGCTTTAGATGCCCCAGTATCAGGTGGAGATGTAGGTGCAGCTGAAGGTACTTTATCCATAATGATAGGCGGAGACAGGGAAGCCTTTGAAAATTTAAAACCAATATTTCAATTAATGGGTAAAAATATAGTTCTTCAGGGTAGCGCTGGTGCTGGTCAGCACACCAAAATGTGTAATCAAATAGCTATAGCTTCCAATATAATGGGAGTGTGTGAAGCCTTAGTATATGCAAAAAAATCCGGTCTTGATTCAGAAACTGTTTTAAAATCCATCGGTACCGGTGGTGCTGCCAGCTGGCAATTAAATGCCTATGCACCACGTATACTTAAAAGTGATTATGCACCTGGTTTTTATATTAAACACTTTGTAAAAGATATGAAAATAGCATTAGAAGAAGCTGCTGCCATGGGACTGGACACTCCTGCCTTAAGCCTTTCAAAAAAGCTTTATGACAAGCTTATAGAGCAAGGTAAAGAAGATCTTGGAACACAGGCCTTATATGAATTGTACTTAGATTGA
- a CDS encoding radical SAM protein — MKYEGIVYRPPSEAYSLIVQVTIGCAHNTCSFCNMYKDKKFRIRTLKEIDEDLLDARNQYGHVKRIFLADGDSLVLSMDSLKHILLKIKELFPECERVAAYATPKDILRKTKEELKELKSLGLGILYMGIESGSDTILREINKGVISSEIVKAGQKVKDSSIKLSVTFISGIGGKDKWKENALESARIINLINPDYVGLLTLMVEPNTKMNEQVKNGKFKLLNPEEVILETRELVKNIKVDNCIFRSNHASNYFSLGGTFPQDKEKLIGAIDDLLRGKYGYKPENLRRL, encoded by the coding sequence ATGAAGTATGAAGGAATTGTATATAGACCACCCAGTGAGGCCTATAGTTTAATTGTTCAAGTAACTATAGGATGTGCACATAATACCTGTAGTTTCTGCAATATGTACAAAGATAAAAAATTTAGAATAAGAACATTAAAAGAAATAGATGAAGATTTATTAGATGCCAGAAATCAATATGGTCATGTAAAACGTATATTTTTAGCAGATGGAGATTCACTGGTATTGTCTATGGATAGTCTTAAACATATACTGTTGAAAATAAAAGAATTATTTCCTGAATGTGAAAGGGTTGCAGCTTATGCCACCCCAAAGGATATATTACGAAAAACTAAAGAAGAACTTAAAGAATTAAAAAGTTTGGGCTTAGGTATATTGTACATGGGGATAGAAAGTGGAAGTGATACAATATTAAGAGAAATAAATAAAGGAGTTATTTCTTCTGAAATAGTAAAAGCAGGACAAAAGGTTAAAGATAGTAGTATAAAGCTGTCTGTTACTTTTATTTCAGGAATAGGCGGAAAAGATAAATGGAAAGAAAATGCTCTAGAGTCTGCAAGAATAATAAATCTAATAAATCCAGACTATGTTGGACTTCTAACTCTTATGGTGGAACCAAATACAAAAATGAATGAGCAGGTTAAAAATGGTAAGTTTAAACTCTTAAATCCAGAAGAGGTAATATTGGAAACAAGAGAATTGGTCAAAAATATAAAGGTAGACAATTGTATTTTTAGAAGCAATCATGCTTCAAATTATTTCTCTCTAGGGGGAACATTTCCTCAGGACAAAGAAAAATTAATCGGTGCCATTGATGATTTATTAAGAGGAAAATATGGGTACAAGCCTGAAAATCTTAGAAGATTATAG
- a CDS encoding acylphosphatase has product MNRYFIKVYGRVQGVGFRFNTEYLADHFSLTGWVKNCDDGTVEIEAQGQEDDIEAFKIKIQQGNRFIKVKDVYLKKIDVLYEEKSFRIIY; this is encoded by the coding sequence ATGAATAGATATTTTATTAAAGTTTATGGAAGAGTTCAGGGCGTGGGTTTTAGATTTAACACTGAATATTTAGCGGATCACTTTAGTTTAACGGGATGGGTAAAAAATTGTGACGATGGAACTGTAGAGATAGAAGCACAAGGGCAAGAAGATGATATAGAAGCATTTAAAATAAAAATTCAACAGGGAAATAGGTTCATAAAGGTAAAGGATGTCTATTTAAAAAAGATAGATGTTTTATATGAAGAAAAATCCTTTAGAATCATTTATTAA
- a CDS encoding nitrogenase component 1 yields the protein MSEIILQEPRHFCALGAQQTVIAIERAIPIVHAGPGCSAKLTTAMASSGGNQGSGYAGGDSIPCSNLIEKDVVFGGEKKLRKLIEGTLKVMDGDFFVVLTGCISDIVGDDVGSIVKEFAERGVPIVYAETGGFKGDAYKGHELVLEAIINQYLKPSEEKIKGLVNVFASIPTHDPFWEGDLNEIKELLKSIGFQANILFGHNSGGINAINNIPKAEFNLVVSPWIGLKSAKLLEKKFGTKYLHYPVLPVGGVETSKFLRTVADFAGVDKELVDKIIEEKEEEFYHYLVRSGELLVASRYEVPKKFFIIDDSSYTLGFTKFLVNDLGLLPGHQFITEDVPDQFKDNIIEYFKDFDRGITSDVTFSQDGGVINEKLSKYEINTYPLILGSSWDVDIANEINGLHLSVGLPITDRLILNHTYVGYRGGLNLIEDIYTKLLSLQI from the coding sequence ATGAGTGAAATAATACTTCAAGAACCGAGACATTTTTGTGCACTAGGTGCTCAACAGACAGTTATTGCTATAGAAAGAGCTATTCCAATTGTACATGCAGGTCCAGGCTGCAGTGCAAAACTTACTACGGCCATGGCTTCTTCTGGAGGAAATCAAGGCTCAGGGTATGCAGGTGGAGATTCTATACCTTGCAGCAATTTAATTGAAAAAGATGTGGTATTTGGTGGCGAAAAAAAATTAAGAAAGCTTATTGAAGGAACCTTAAAAGTTATGGATGGAGATTTCTTTGTAGTACTTACTGGATGTATTTCAGATATAGTGGGAGACGATGTGGGCAGCATAGTAAAAGAGTTTGCTGAAAGAGGAGTACCTATAGTATATGCAGAAACAGGAGGATTTAAAGGAGATGCCTATAAAGGGCATGAATTGGTTTTAGAGGCCATAATAAATCAATATTTGAAACCTTCTGAGGAGAAGATTAAGGGACTTGTAAATGTATTTGCATCAATACCAACTCACGATCCATTTTGGGAAGGTGATTTGAATGAAATTAAAGAATTACTGAAAAGTATTGGATTTCAAGCAAATATACTATTTGGTCATAATAGCGGAGGTATAAATGCTATAAACAACATACCTAAGGCAGAATTTAATCTCGTAGTTTCACCTTGGATAGGTTTAAAGTCAGCTAAGCTTTTAGAGAAAAAGTTTGGAACTAAATATTTACATTATCCAGTACTTCCTGTAGGAGGAGTAGAAACTAGTAAGTTTTTAAGAACGGTAGCTGATTTTGCTGGAGTTGATAAAGAATTAGTGGATAAGATTATTGAGGAAAAAGAAGAGGAATTTTATCATTATTTGGTTCGTTCTGGTGAACTTCTTGTAGCATCAAGGTATGAAGTGCCAAAAAAGTTTTTCATAATAGACGACTCTTCTTATACTCTTGGATTTACTAAATTTTTGGTTAATGATTTAGGACTTTTACCAGGGCATCAATTTATTACGGAAGATGTACCAGATCAGTTTAAAGATAATATTATAGAATATTTCAAAGACTTTGATAGGGGAATAACTTCTGATGTAACTTTTTCACAGGATGGTGGAGTTATAAATGAAAAATTGAGTAAATATGAAATTAATACTTATCCCTTAATACTGGGAAGTTCCTGGGATGTAGACATAGCTAATGAAATAAATGGATTACATTTAAGTGTAGGACTTCCTATAACAGACAGGCTTATATTAAATCATACCTATGTAGGATATAGAGGTGGACTGAATTTAATTGAAGATATCTATACTAAGCTTTTATCTTTACAGATTTAA
- a CDS encoding DUF2809 domain-containing protein, with the protein MEHKRNRFLYGIIIIIVIILGLYSQKIDGNIPYFIKDYLGDSLWSLMIFIGFTFIFNRMKTIKITIMALIFSFIIEISQLYHADWIDGIRITVLGRLVLGSTFSWSDLIAYIIGIIFGLIIDEMIILKKIDKG; encoded by the coding sequence ATGGAACATAAACGTAATAGATTTTTATATGGAATTATTATAATTATTGTAATTATTTTAGGATTATATTCACAAAAAATTGATGGCAATATACCATATTTTATAAAAGATTACTTAGGTGATTCTCTTTGGTCATTAATGATTTTCATTGGATTTACTTTTATTTTTAATAGAATGAAAACTATAAAAATAACAATTATGGCTTTAATATTTTCTTTTATAATTGAAATAAGCCAACTTTATCATGCTGATTGGATAGATGGTATAAGAATTACAGTTTTAGGTAGACTAGTGCTTGGTTCCACATTTTCATGGAGTGATTTGATAGCCTATATTATAGGAATAATATTTGGACTTATTATTGATGAGATGATAATATTAAAAAAAATCGATAAAGGGTGA